One segment of Manihot esculenta cultivar AM560-2 chromosome 4, M.esculenta_v8, whole genome shotgun sequence DNA contains the following:
- the LOC122723419 gene encoding uncharacterized protein LOC122723419, which translates to MHSDRGWMYARLKDGLLNPLFLEGLNEFISAAKQFPDCLNGELIRCPCNRFKCQNRSFEDESTVRFHLMKYGFVRDYYVWYLHGEMQTYNEVHGRSNDSTYNTCNVEYQHTEFSNAYEQLVVDAAGPSFSPSISNEPPNQSTQRLYDMLAAVNQELWPGCENHSQLSAVARILNIKSEHHLSERCFDNICQFIKEILPTDNLFTDNFYSTKKLLEGLGLPIQKIHTCLNGCMIYWGEDNELLRCKVCDHPRYKRLQVSQSSSKTQVAYSKMYYMPITPRLQRLYASNATAKDMTWHANHGTNDDLMHHPADSHAWKAFDNNWPHFSAEKRNVRLGLCTDGFQPFGQSGQQYSSWPVILTPYNLPPWLCMKGEYMFLTILVPGPRNPKDKLDVYLQPLVTELKDLWENGVETYDAFNKENFNLRAALMWTISDFPAYAMLSGWSTAGRTACPYCMEDSDAFTLTRGGKQSWFDNHRKFLPPSHSFRRNKTAFRKNVSVTKKAKPPISGEEILKQIDELGFKRVIDEDAFEINSRLSKQCGWRKRSILWDLPYWKTNLIRHNLDVMHIEKNFFENIINTVMSVEGKTKDNAKSRADLNVICDRPELEMDQVTRRYPKACYTLDKQSKQVLCDWLKNLKFPDGYVSNMGRCIDMKKLKMFGMKSHDCHVFMQRIMPIAFRELLPSNVWQPLTELSNFFKELTSTTISESDMLRLHGEIPLIICKLERVFPPSFFDCMEHLPLHLAYEAWLAGPVQYRWMYPFERYLRRLKNNVRNKARVEGSICNAYLVEEATSFCAHYFESYVQTRHRKVPRNVDISESTENYEGNLSIFMQSGRPIGKGTTRYLMEDEYKAAQVYILLNCPEVKPYIE; encoded by the exons ATGCATTCTGACAGAGGTTGGATGTATGCAAGACTAAAAGATGGTCTACTAAATCCTTTATTCCTTGAAGGATTAAATGAATTCATATCAGCTGCCAAACAGTTTCCAGACTGTTTGAATGGAGAACTTATTAGGTGTCCATGTAATCGATTTAAGTGCCAAAATCGCAGTTTTGAAGATGAGAGTACAGTTAGGTTTCATCTGATGAAATATGGGTTTGTTAGGGACTATTATGTATGGTATTTGCATGGAGAAATGCAAACCTACAATGAGGTCCACGGGAGAAGTAATGATTCGACTTACAACACTTGCAATGTGGAATATCAACATACTGAGTTCTCTAATGCTTATGAACAACTAGTTGTAGATGCAGCAGGACCGAGTTTCTCCCCATCAATTAGTAATGAGCCTCCAAATCAATCTACTCAGAGATTGTACGACATGTTGGCCGCTGTTAATCAGGAATTGTGGCCAGGTTGTGAAAATCATTCACAACTGTCAGCTGTGGCAAGGATATTGAATATCAAATCTGAACATCATTTGTCCGAACGTTGTTTTGACAATATTTGCCAATTCATCAAAGAGATTTTACCTACTGATAATTTGTTTACTGATAATTTCTACTCTACAAAGAAATTGCTTGAAGGCTTGGGATTACCAATTCAGAAGATTCATACTTGCTTAAATGGTTGTATGATTTATTGGGGTGAGGATAATGAATTGCTCAGGTGCAAGGTGTGTGATCATCCGAGGTACAAACGATTGCAAGTTAGCCAGAGCTCTAGTAAAACCCAAGTTGCTTATAGTAAAATGTATTACATGCCAATCACACCTAGACTACAAAGGTTGTACGCATCTAATGCTACAGCTAAGGATATGACTTGGCATGCAAATCATGGGACTAATGATGATTTAATGCATCATCCAGCTGATTCGCATGCATGGAAAGCTTTTGATAATAATTGGCCTCATTTCAGTGCTGAGAAACGTAATGTCCGTCTTGGACTGTGTACCGATGGTTTTCAACCCTTTGGACAATCTGGTCAGCAATATTCATCATGGCCTGTCATATTGACACCGTACAATTTACCCCCATGGTTATGCATGAAAGGTGAGTATATGTTTCTCACTATACTTGTCCCAGGGCCTAGAAATCCAAAAGATAAGTTGGATGTGTATTTGCAACCCCTAGTAACTGAGTTGAAAGATTTATGGGAGAATGGagttgaaacatatgatgcattcaataaagaaaatttcaacttGCGAGCTGCTTTAATGTGGACTATAAGTGATTTTCCTGCTTATGCAATGTTATCTGGATGGAGCACTGCAGGACGAACTGCTTGTCCTTATTGCATGGAAGATAGTGATGCATTCACATTGACAAGAGGAGGTAAGCAATCATGGTTTGATAATCATCGCAAATTTTTACCTCCTAGCCATTCTTTTAGAAGAAACAAAACAGCTTTTAGGAAGAATGTATCTGTTACTAAGAAAGCTAAACCACCTATTTCCGGTGAAGAAATACTTAAACAGATTGATGAATTGGGGTTTAAGAGGGTTATAGATGAGGatgcatttgaaataaattccCGTCTATCAAAGCAATGCGGTTGGCGAAAAAGAAGCATCTTGTGGGATTTACCGTATTGGAAAACAAATTTGATTCGACACAATCTTGATGTAATGCACATTgagaaaaatttttttgaaaatataatcaaCACTGTAATGAGTGTTGAGGGAAAGACAAAGGATAATGCCAAGTCAAGGGCAGACCTAAATGTGATTTGTGATCGGCCAGAGTTGGAAATGGATCAAGTCACTAGGAGATATCCCAAAGCTTGTTATACTCTAGATAAGCAAAGTAAGCAAGTATTATGTGATTGGTTGAAAAATCTCAAGTTTCCCGATGGATATGTTTCCAATATGGGGCGATGTATTGATATGAAGAAGCTGAAGATGTTTGGTATGAAGAGTCATGATTGTCATGTCTTCATGCAGCGGATTATGCCAATTGCATTTCGTGAGTTGCTTCCATCAAATGTGTGGCAACCCTTAACAGAGTTGAGTAATTTTTTTAAGGAGTTAACATCTACCACTATAAGTGAGAGTGATATGTTGCGGTTGCATGGTGAAATTCCTTTAATCATATGCAAGCTTGAGCGTGTTTTCCCTCCAAGCTTCTTTGATTGTATGGAACACCTCCCTCTCCATCTAGCATATGAAGCATGGCTGGCAGGTCCAGTGCAATATCGATGGATGTATCCTTTTGAACG atatcTGCGACGGCTTAAGAATAATGTCAGAAATAAAGCTAGAGTCGAGGGATCAATATGTAATGCGTACCTAGTAGAAGAAGCAACTTCATTTTGTGCACATTACTTTGAATCGTATGTCCAAACTAGACATCGAAAAGTGCCAAGGAATGTTGATATTTCAGAAAGTACTGAAAATTATGAAGGCAATCTATCAATCTTCATGCAGTCCGGTCGACCAATAGGAAAAGGGACAACCAGATatcttatggaggatgagtatAAAGCAGCACAAGTgtacatattattaaattgtcCAGAAGTGAAACCCTATATTGAGTAA